From a single Gimesia fumaroli genomic region:
- a CDS encoding aspartate carbamoyltransferase catalytic subunit: MNIDHEYRTDISSGWTRKHILGLQDLTKDELNIILNQAAEFKRLAAIGETKLTPLAGTVVANLFFEPSTRTRISFGLAAKRLSADTVDFTASGSSLSKGESFVDTAKTIEAMGVSYVVVRHKTPGAPQLLAQHLNANILNAGDGTHEHPTQALLDIFTIREHFGKIEGLTVTLVGDILHSRVARSNIWGLKKLGAHVIVCGPTTLMPSELSRLDVEVSHNLDDVIDRTDCLNLLRIQFERQRGHFFPSIREYAHLFGMNKQRISKAKDDVLILAPGPINRGVEITPDVADGPHSVILGQVSNGLIIRMACLYLLHLQRTASLGIPG, from the coding sequence ATGAATATCGACCATGAGTATCGAACAGACATTTCCAGCGGCTGGACGCGTAAACATATTTTAGGACTGCAGGACCTTACCAAAGACGAACTCAATATCATTCTTAACCAGGCTGCAGAATTCAAACGCTTAGCTGCGATTGGTGAGACGAAATTAACTCCGCTCGCCGGAACAGTGGTTGCAAATTTATTCTTCGAGCCCTCGACCAGAACCCGCATCAGCTTTGGACTGGCTGCAAAACGATTGAGTGCAGATACGGTCGACTTTACCGCATCTGGCAGCAGCCTTTCGAAAGGGGAAAGTTTTGTCGACACAGCCAAAACGATCGAAGCCATGGGCGTTTCTTACGTTGTTGTCAGACACAAAACTCCCGGCGCCCCTCAACTCCTGGCCCAACATCTCAACGCCAATATTCTAAACGCCGGCGACGGCACTCATGAACATCCTACGCAGGCTTTACTCGATATTTTTACGATCCGAGAACACTTTGGAAAGATTGAAGGCCTGACAGTGACATTGGTCGGCGATATTCTCCATAGTCGGGTCGCCCGTTCCAACATTTGGGGACTCAAAAAACTAGGCGCCCACGTCATCGTCTGTGGACCGACTACCCTCATGCCCAGTGAACTGTCCCGCCTGGATGTCGAAGTTTCCCATAATCTCGACGATGTTATCGATCGCACAGACTGTCTGAATCTGTTAAGAATCCAGTTTGAACGACAACGAGGACACTTTTTCCCCTCGATCCGTGAATACGCGCACCTGTTTGGAATGAACAAACAGCGAATCAGCAAAGCCAAAGATGATGTACTAATCCTGGCACCAGGACCAATCAACCGCGGCGTTGAAATCACCCCTGACGTAGCTGACGGCCCACATTCTGTCATTCTGGGGCAGGTCAGTAATGGTTTAATCATTCGTATGGCCTGTCTCTATCTACTCCATCTACAGCGTACAGCTTCCTTGGGAATTCCGGGATGA
- a CDS encoding serine/threonine protein kinase, translating to MLDPPSQELLQRLTKLKLCTAADLRRCRRRVKKLARGIPAFDSVWIDALVQAQKITPFQARTLESDTPERLAVGPYLLISELGHSHKSSSFVASAPESTENCVLKITRPQTDNLTQIQQNFQNLLKRLQGAQHPSLILPRIIKQLPQQFVIISRYLPSTTVSELLIRRGRFPVQVVLAIGAQLLDALTMLEKRNVIHGDIRPWNVRLAADGTAALVDTGLEPILSPELTIHASLPPRCYDGIAPELIGTGHHPNSQSDLYALGCLLWELLAGRPPFTTGDPLAKLACHQTKTVPDIRSWAPETPIAIAEALTKFVSSDPQQRPANMQEALKLWPAQPQSARKPLMKFHASFQNQTPRVQADSTSGKTGRLPLIAALIFVLSGLSLTLLDEGARNQLLKITSQVSFNQQTVSENPSMPAVARDDSPADSEQISKQLIPPPDENGIIQLDLSTPYESTKITTVGPLTIRGTADTPAIIHVENEAFSVVAEQLHLENVMLINHSSDPQLPTNPAEKKQPATLLNVSVQGLTLKSCFFAQLDDQRESATSINRSAIYWKPIDSQQRTGCQIEIHNTVFAVPKHAIYLTQSPHSISLSNCLNITSHSTLFFEQPPEVDQQISISLKHVTLRKSGPLLLFHWRDEKIIPGAIQIESQDCVFDLAQSALIQVLGSKPPENWLSSVDLAGEGSVASSDIQIAGWQTAIKQPFEELNTTSMLIEGLSTGKFIYAAPLSLTPADSVITEAQVPRKSAHLPGIQAEYFPDFLSRLKTLKN from the coding sequence TTGCTCGACCCTCCCTCCCAAGAGCTGTTACAGCGTTTAACAAAGCTCAAGCTCTGCACAGCAGCAGATCTGAGGCGTTGTCGGCGGCGCGTCAAGAAATTAGCCCGGGGAATTCCTGCGTTCGACTCCGTCTGGATTGATGCACTTGTCCAGGCACAAAAAATCACTCCTTTCCAGGCGCGCACACTGGAATCAGACACGCCTGAACGCTTGGCCGTTGGTCCCTACTTATTAATTTCGGAGTTAGGCCACAGCCATAAATCCAGTAGCTTTGTAGCCAGTGCCCCCGAGAGCACAGAAAATTGCGTGTTAAAAATTACCAGACCCCAAACTGATAATCTGACTCAAATCCAGCAAAACTTTCAGAACCTGTTGAAACGCCTGCAGGGTGCGCAGCACCCCTCTCTGATTCTGCCACGAATCATCAAACAACTCCCACAGCAGTTCGTGATCATCAGCCGTTATCTTCCCTCAACCACAGTCTCTGAGCTGCTGATCCGTCGAGGCCGATTTCCCGTACAGGTCGTACTCGCCATTGGTGCTCAGTTACTCGATGCATTAACGATGCTGGAAAAACGGAATGTGATTCACGGCGATATCCGTCCCTGGAATGTGCGACTTGCTGCCGACGGAACTGCTGCCCTCGTCGATACAGGACTCGAACCGATCCTCTCACCCGAGCTCACTATTCATGCTTCTCTTCCGCCGCGCTGTTATGATGGAATTGCCCCAGAGCTGATCGGTACGGGCCATCACCCGAATTCACAAAGTGATCTGTATGCCTTAGGCTGCTTACTCTGGGAACTATTGGCAGGACGACCTCCCTTTACAACCGGAGACCCTCTTGCCAAACTCGCCTGTCATCAAACCAAAACCGTACCCGATATTCGTTCATGGGCACCGGAAACTCCTATAGCGATCGCCGAGGCACTGACGAAGTTTGTTTCTTCAGATCCACAGCAGCGTCCCGCTAACATGCAAGAGGCACTTAAGCTTTGGCCGGCTCAGCCCCAGTCTGCACGCAAGCCTTTAATGAAATTCCACGCCTCTTTCCAGAACCAGACACCCCGAGTACAAGCTGATTCAACGTCTGGGAAAACAGGCCGATTACCACTGATTGCAGCACTGATTTTTGTACTTTCCGGTTTATCTCTGACGCTCCTTGATGAAGGAGCGCGTAACCAGTTATTAAAAATCACCTCTCAGGTTTCATTCAATCAACAGACTGTGTCTGAGAATCCATCAATGCCCGCAGTTGCGCGGGACGACAGTCCCGCTGACTCTGAGCAGATCAGCAAACAATTGATTCCGCCCCCCGACGAAAATGGAATCATCCAATTAGATTTATCAACTCCTTATGAATCGACAAAAATTACTACCGTAGGTCCACTGACGATTAGAGGAACTGCTGATACCCCTGCGATCATTCATGTAGAGAACGAAGCTTTCAGCGTTGTGGCAGAGCAATTGCATCTGGAAAATGTGATGCTCATTAACCACTCCAGTGATCCCCAACTCCCAACCAATCCTGCAGAAAAAAAACAGCCTGCCACACTTTTAAACGTAAGCGTTCAGGGCTTGACTCTCAAATCCTGTTTCTTTGCACAACTGGACGATCAACGCGAGTCCGCCACATCAATTAACCGTAGTGCTATCTACTGGAAACCCATCGATTCCCAACAACGCACGGGATGCCAAATAGAAATTCATAATACCGTATTTGCAGTCCCCAAGCATGCGATTTACCTGACTCAAAGTCCTCATAGCATTTCTTTAAGCAACTGTCTGAACATCACTTCACATTCCACGCTTTTTTTCGAACAGCCACCCGAAGTTGACCAGCAAATCAGCATCAGCCTGAAACATGTCACCCTGCGTAAGTCAGGCCCGCTACTCTTGTTTCACTGGCGTGATGAGAAAATTATTCCGGGGGCCATTCAAATTGAAAGCCAGGATTGTGTTTTCGACTTAGCACAATCGGCCCTGATTCAGGTTCTGGGTTCGAAACCGCCCGAAAACTGGCTTTCTTCAGTCGATCTGGCTGGAGAAGGTTCGGTCGCTTCCTCAGACATTCAGATTGCAGGGTGGCAGACTGCTATCAAACAACCGTTTGAAGAACTAAATACGACCAGTATGTTGATCGAAGGGCTGTCTACCGGAAAATTTATATATGCAGCTCCGCTGAGTCTCACGCCGGCTGACTCCGTGATCACCGAAGCGCAGGTTCCTCGAAAATCGGCACATCTCCCCGGCATTCAGGCAGAATATTTCCCTGATTTTCTGTCTCGTCTGAAAACTCTGAAAAACTAA